Within the SAR324 cluster bacterium genome, the region GGGAGCCAGTGGCATTGGCCTGGAGACCGCCAAGGTGTTTGCCCGAGCAGGAGCACAGGTAGTGATTGGGGATCGAAACGAAGCCGCTTTGCAGAAAGCTCAGGCTCAGCTTAATGATCAGGGAA harbors:
- a CDS encoding SDR family NAD(P)-dependent oxidoreductase, whose translation is MTTKPNDRLSLTEKTVLITGGASGIGLETAKVFARAGAQVVIGDRNEAALQKAQAQLNDQG